The sequence GACCTAAACGCTTACTATGCTCTCACACCTTCTGCAAACCTTGTCTTATCAAACTGGTGAAGAGAAAGGGTGAACTGATCTGTCCTACATGCGACTTCCCTTGTCCGCTTCATAATGGCGGAGTCTCGGGGCAGGAAGACAACGGCTTCGTCAACACGGTAATGGATTGGATTTCGAAACAGCGTTCTACAGACAACGACAACGAGAAACCATTCCATCATCTTCTGCGTCAAAAAGTGTTCTGTAGCGTCCATCCGACAAATGAAGTGAACATCTACTGCCAGACCTGTGAAGTGGCACTGTGCACAGACTGCGCTAATATCAAACACAGAAGTGATAAACACGTCCGCGGTCAACTGCAGCAGGCGGCCAATGAGTACATCAAGGAGTTGAAGGACCTTGTACGCCAGGtgagagaaaaagaaaaggCTGAGGGATGCAAA comes from Ptychodera flava strain L36383 chromosome 8, AS_Pfla_20210202, whole genome shotgun sequence and encodes:
- the LOC139138056 gene encoding tripartite motif-containing protein 54-like — encoded protein: MADASESNKVFNELEKSLHCRICLQPFKGPKRLLCSHTFCKPCLIKLVKRKGELICPTCDFPCPLHNGGVSGQEDNGFVNTVMDWISKQRSTDNDNEKPFHHLLRQKVFCSVHPTNEVNIYCQTCEVALCTDCANIKHRSDKHVRGQLQQAANEYIKELKDLVRQVREKEKAEGCKICREEAEEARKKEKEIKEKAKREEERSTEKLKTQIEKKTEQSESERQRDKWEQKQQTSEFRLVEALAQYGSPSLLISTSMRL